From a region of the Streptomyces sp. NBC_00193 genome:
- a CDS encoding MFS transporter, protein MRLQDYARSLGPSLAPRSPMPVVRPQPQASHAPHEPQTPHQPQPPQAPPSQAPPPQTPSPGRLGAATVVVALGGLLFGFDTGVISGALLFLKEDFALTSFQEGTVISALLFGAAVGALGSARPADRFGRKRVLVAVAATFTLGLAAAVTARDFASMVAARSILGLAVGSASTVVPLYLAEIAPPRLRGRLVTANQVLLTVGILVSYLVNLAFAGSADWRAMFAVGLIPSAAMLLGTFFIPESPEWLRRRTERRSGSRPGRTAGAKAPAHPAVRRALVIGLTLAAVQQFGGINSIIYYAPSIMARAGLPAAHSIQYAVFIGVVNVVMTVAAVPLIDRAGRRPLLLFSLAGMAVSLVTLGAAMSVPPGPVTNVIALICMITYVGSFAIGLGPVFWILAAELFPPEARARGGALCALVNWAANFLVGQLFLPVADAVGVSWVFWCFAAVAAGGLVFVVRQVPETKNRSLADIQGELILR, encoded by the coding sequence ATGAGACTGCAGGACTACGCGCGCAGCCTCGGCCCGTCCCTCGCGCCCCGCTCGCCGATGCCCGTCGTACGGCCGCAACCGCAGGCCTCGCACGCCCCTCACGAGCCGCAGACACCCCACCAGCCTCAGCCGCCACAGGCCCCGCCATCGCAGGCCCCGCCACCGCAGACCCCGTCGCCGGGGCGACTGGGAGCGGCCACCGTGGTCGTCGCACTCGGCGGGCTGCTGTTCGGCTTCGACACCGGGGTCATCTCCGGTGCGCTGCTCTTCCTGAAGGAGGACTTCGCCCTCACCTCCTTCCAGGAGGGGACGGTCATCTCGGCGCTGCTGTTCGGCGCGGCCGTCGGAGCGCTGGGCAGTGCGCGGCCCGCCGACCGGTTCGGGCGCAAGCGCGTCCTCGTCGCGGTGGCGGCGACCTTCACCCTGGGGCTGGCCGCCGCCGTCACGGCCCGCGACTTCGCGAGCATGGTCGCGGCCCGGTCGATCCTCGGCCTGGCCGTGGGCAGCGCCTCCACCGTGGTCCCGCTGTACCTCGCCGAGATCGCCCCGCCCCGTCTGCGGGGACGCCTGGTGACCGCCAATCAGGTCCTGCTCACCGTGGGCATCCTGGTGTCGTACCTGGTGAACCTGGCCTTCGCCGGCAGCGCCGACTGGCGTGCCATGTTCGCGGTGGGCCTGATCCCCTCCGCTGCCATGCTGCTGGGCACCTTCTTCATCCCGGAGAGCCCGGAGTGGCTCCGCCGCCGCACGGAGCGGCGGTCCGGCTCCCGCCCGGGGCGGACGGCCGGCGCGAAGGCCCCGGCCCACCCCGCGGTGCGCCGCGCGCTGGTGATCGGCCTCACGCTGGCGGCCGTTCAGCAGTTCGGCGGGATCAACAGCATCATCTACTACGCCCCGAGCATCATGGCCCGGGCCGGACTCCCGGCCGCCCACTCCATCCAGTACGCGGTCTTCATCGGGGTGGTCAACGTCGTCATGACGGTGGCCGCCGTTCCGCTCATCGACCGGGCCGGCCGCCGGCCCCTGCTGCTGTTCTCGCTCGCGGGCATGGCCGTATCGCTGGTCACCCTGGGTGCGGCGATGAGCGTCCCGCCCGGACCGGTGACCAACGTGATCGCCCTGATCTGCATGATCACGTACGTCGGCAGCTTCGCGATCGGCCTCGGACCGGTGTTCTGGATCCTGGCCGCCGAGCTGTTCCCGCCCGAGGCGCGGGCGCGCGGCGGCGCCCTGTGCGCGCTGGTCAACTGGGCGGCCAACTTCCTCGTCGGGCAGCTCTTCCTGCCGGTCGCCGACGCCGTGGGCGTGTCCTGGGTCTTCTGGTGCTTCGCCGCGGTGGCGGCGGGCGGGCTCGTCTTCGTCGTACGGCAGGTGCCGGAGACGAAGAACCGGTCGCTCGCCGACATCCAGGGGGAGTTGATCCTGCGCTGA
- a CDS encoding TetR/AcrR family transcriptional regulator produces the protein MQERAARTRSALIQAAALEFEHRGYEGASLSRISETALTSIGGLTFHFRTKGALADSVRSACRASTARHVAEALTSPEPPMVALGSLVTALMRRLETSVEARAAARLRRERLGAGTTGRPEAHVWAPALQSLLARAHATGSLRAGVAPGVAEALIVRLVEGTELSACGLHGGTGTCPHAPSAEQVWGLLLTAIARPGAGA, from the coding sequence ATGCAGGAGCGCGCCGCCCGCACACGCAGCGCATTGATCCAGGCTGCGGCCCTGGAGTTCGAGCACCGGGGGTACGAAGGGGCGTCGCTCTCCCGCATCAGCGAGACCGCCCTCACCTCGATCGGCGGGCTGACCTTCCACTTCCGTACGAAGGGGGCCCTGGCCGACTCCGTCCGCTCGGCCTGCCGCGCGAGCACGGCGCGGCACGTGGCCGAGGCGCTGACGAGCCCGGAGCCGCCGATGGTGGCACTCGGATCCCTCGTCACGGCGCTGATGCGGCGCCTGGAGACCAGCGTGGAGGCCCGCGCCGCGGCCCGGCTGCGGCGCGAGCGGCTCGGCGCCGGAACCACCGGCCGCCCCGAGGCCCACGTATGGGCGCCGGCCCTGCAATCCCTGCTCGCCCGCGCCCACGCGACGGGGAGCCTGCGGGCCGGCGTGGCGCCCGGCGTGGCCGAGGCCCTCATCGTCCGGCTGGTCGAGGGCACCGAGCTGTCCGCCTGCGGCCTCCACGGCGGCACCGGCACCTGCCCGCACGCGCCGTCGGCCGAGCAGGTGTGGGGGCTGCTGCTGACGGCGATCGCCCGGCCGGGAGCCGGCGCCTGA